The Arachis ipaensis cultivar K30076 chromosome B05, Araip1.1, whole genome shotgun sequence nucleotide sequence TTATTTGAACAAATTCGCACATACAAATAGCTGGTGGCATATCATGCAACATATGAGGCCAACTAGAAGAGATTAGCAGATAGCAGAAAGATACAAATACCTATTAACATGTTTTACTATTAATGATGCTTCCTAGGACAACCACATGCATACATTTGTTCAAGGCATGTGATCAATTCCAAAACATGCTACTCCCTTCCTTTCCCTTTATCTATCACTCTAAAAATTTAGTTGTTCTCAGATCAATCTATCGACATACTAAATTATATTCAAATACATTAATCAAAGAATATTCTTAAATTTTCACAAGAAAAGATAAAAGGGAATATAAGGAGTGTTTATTTGCAGAGCTTGGTCCTTCCACCACTTCCCTCATGGCAAAAAGTTTGATTCTGCATAGGAAGCTGTGTAACTGTATATTCTGAATTAGATCAACTGGCTGCAAATTTAGTAATTTACTCATGCATATGATATTGCGGATAATGGAAATGCAGTGCCAAAGCAATGCTCACCCCTAGTAAATTGAAAAACTTCGCACCTAAGATAAGCAACCGTGTTAAGTGGCAGCTTTTAGTTTCTTGCATCCTCCTGCTTCAAAATTCACTGCAACTTTATCATCTTTATAGAAAATATTGTACCTCTTTCAGTTCACATGTTGAGAACTTTACTGTGGTTTAAACTCATCGGATGCTCTACACCAGCCTGTAAATAAATACATGAAAGGGAAGGGAAATGGAGCCTTGAATTACCTTCCATAGTGGCCAACATTGTCAAAGTATATCATTGAAATATCAACAAAAGAAAACCCAAATTAACCAAATACCAATTCCAACAATAAATCCTCCGGTTAGACTCGTAAAAATGATGTGGAAATTCACTAGAACACCATACACATGCCACTTACCACTGAGTTTGTTGGCCACAGCTGCAATCCAGGCTCTATCTTTAGTACTAAATGCATACCTCGCAGCTGAGGCCAGCAGAATAAACCCCACTGGTTTTCGCGAGTTAGCTGCAGTCTGATTATTAACTAGCACTGGTTGCACCAGGAGAGAGCTAGTCCCTTTAGACACTAGTTCCGGAAATTCAGAATCTGAGACATCAGTCAAACGTTCAGGTTATATGAGCAAAGGTCCAAAACTATAAAATGTTCAAAGTGAAGTGCAAGTCATGCTTAGGAGtggattattttttataaagTTAATTAGTAAGTAGACGAAAAATGCAAATCAACCAGATCagccttttcaatttttttcgcaAACCAATcaagaagaatttctttagatgAACCATCAGGTATGTTCCAATAGCCCCTTGCACACATGTCTCTTTGAACAAAAATTAGCTGAACAAATCGAAATAGTTCAAGAAtaaggtagaagaagaaaaactacagATCATAGAGAAAGAAAGTGAGATTGAGACTGAATTGTATTACTGAATTGAACTAATGAATGTAAATAGATTTTGCTGGTTAGATTTTACATGCTAAATAATAGCGAAGTATCCTTTAAGAGCAAATTCATTATATTTGTTATTGATAACTAGCTACTAGCATCACTAACTACTCTAACCAACGCTGACAAACCTGTCTCATCTCAGCGGAGCTATGTAATATTACAGATACTCCAAGAGAAACCTATTACATTTTTTACATCAATGACTTCACAACTATGaaatactaatttaaaaaatttaatcatAAACAAACATAATTCATATCAACAAAGTATCGTTTTTCTCTGTTCTTTCTTCCCATGCTGCCTGGGCCAAcccacctttttttttttttcgtataATTTGATACTTAACAGTAAGCTACTAATGAAGGACCCTAGCATGCATGAATCAATCTATCATGTGTTCATTTAAACTATTGTCTTACCGCAGCAATGGCATTTGAATTACGCAGCAGAACGTATGATGCCCAAGCTAGATCCTCCTTCAGACCATCAGCTATATCTTGTGACATGACAAATATTTGCTGTGTACCATCAGGTAGAGTTGCTTGATCCACTGGTTGAGCACCCTACGAATTTCCAAGACTTGGCTGAGAATCAATATATTGCACAGATGAAAACTTTACAAATACATGCATTATGCATATAAAAGATGTGAGGTATCAGAAACTGAGATGATGAAGAAATGATGAACaaggaaagagagaaagagagagagagaagtcaGGAAAAGAGAGAGAGCTATTGCATTGAGTGTTTTTGGATCTGTATTTTCTGAACTGAATTTTAGTTTACAAGTTTATACTATATATACAGGTAAGGGTGGAAGTGAGCCGGGCTACTTGACGGGGACTCGTTTTATTCATAGTTTCACTTTATATTAAACACTACAAAACAAAAAAGAATCAATAATCAATACTAGTTAATATTGTAGCTTTTTTGTTTAAAGAAAAAATTATGGATTGTAAATATGGTTATGATATGTGAATAGTGATTAATATATAGATGAATTATTTTGAACTTTAATTCATGAAATAGGCTTTTCAAATAAGCTCGTAAGCTTGTCGGGTTTAAACAGGCTAGGCTCGAGCCTGAAAAAGCCTATGAAAAGTAATAGGTCTAGGTTTGGGCTATCTATTTATAACATGAATCAGGCTCGTTAAAGCCAAAGCTCGGCTCGGCTCGGCTCGACCCATTTCCACCCCCATGCAAAGTTGCTTAACAGATTCTAACTAATTGTGCTGAATTGGACACAATAACAAACTCACTAAGATTGGAATGGTTGAAGATGTTTTCACGAGTACAAAATTAGGAGTACAAAATCAGGAGTACACTATAAGAAGGAGGAATAACCCAAAATCTATATTAATGTAAACAATGATAGATTTGACTATACAATGAGTGTATCTTTCTCTTGAAACATAACAATCTCATGCCAGTGAAAAACATGATAGGATCACGATGCTACGGTCAATTGTTTAAaacttgattttttttgaaaaaccaacaaataaataaatacctTGAGGAATTTACCAAGGTAAGGTAGAGCGACAGAGAAGGAAGCCAAAGACAAACCCAAAACCTCTGTAGTCTAGATAGCAAAGATAAACACAGCAAATGAAACTCATttcagacaaaaaaaaataaccaatgaactgaattgaaaatggaaaaagaaataaaaagaaaaaggaaattttGATAAGTTTTTACAAGCTGGGCAGGTGTCATAGTAGCTGAATCTGTGCCAAGGAAGTGATTCAAGAAGAGAAGGGAACCAAAGCCATAACCAATCCATCTGGGCAAATAGGATTCATCCAAGCCAGGTATCCCTGAAACACCCCAAAAACAAGAACAATGTCATACAAGCATAAACACAAACACATGATAggcaaagataggagactcaacCTAAGGTGAAGCGAAGAACGGAGAGGTTGAGCTGTTGTTGTTGGGTTGTGTTGGGTGGCTTAGAATCTTGAAAGGTGGCACGAACTCTGAGTGTTGTTGTTGGTGAAGATGATAATGTTGATGTTGTGAAGGTGGGTTTGTGGGAAGGAAGACATGGTCTTAAGTTGAAGATTATGGTACTCATTGGAAATGAGATACTGTTGGGGAGATAGCCTTTctggttagtttttagttttgccacttattagttattattttgttttagtttttgccTTTTTGGTGTTTCCATTGTGAAAAAAGGATTTTTATCACAATATTATTAGGGTAATAATAAAATCATTTTTAATCATTTGGTTTTTTAAATATGACCTCTTTTCATCTAATATGACTAATAATAAGTAATTAAAGactttttataaattaattttttaataaaNNNNNNNNNNNNNNNNNNNNNNNNNNNNNNNNNNNNNNNNNNNNNNNNNNNNNNNNNNNNNNNNNNNNNNNNNttatatatatatatatgagtaaatagttaaattcataaatgaaaaatcattcattctttaaattagtttctaaattttttttaatcagatttgttttttaaaaatttaaaatcatattAGTCATTTTACAGTTTTGTTACTaataatgttaaaattaataatGTTAAAATTTGTTGATATTACATGTTCAGTTGTTGATATTACATGTTTAGTGGCTGAgattagactaaaaaaattagaaaaaagttATATGTAAATTAATGTGTTTGAAATTAGAGAGAAAGAATAATTAATatctttgaaattaaaaaaagagataataattaattttaaagtatatttataattttaaatatttttaattatattatttaaaatataattcaaaaactaatttcattaATAAGAGCGTGTACTCCCATTTTTTATTAACCCATATCTCATgctttttaatataaatactctcttcttttttgtattcttttttcttcttcccatGTTTCCTCTTCGTTATTGTTTTTTTATTGCTATTGTCGTggctgttttttctttttttttttctttctcttctttcgagtatttttgcatttttatatatttttttgttttgattttttattttttttgtttttattcttattaaaagaataaaataaaaaaaattatgagaagtgaaataagaaagagaagatgAAAAAGCAAAGAAGAAGAATACGACAacgatgatgaaaaagaagaggataatgaattttgaattatgtaaaatttattaaaaaataacacCGAAACTTTTTAACCGTGACACATCTTCTTGTTAAAAAGGTGAAATAAGAATTATGTGAATgtcaaacaagaaacaaacaagaagaagatgatgatgatgataataaaaaagagaaaaagaaggaagaagagttttgaattatgaaaaATTTATCGaaaaaataacatcaaaattttttaatcgtTACTTAAGTTTCTGAATTTTGATAAGAAAATTTTTTAACCGTGAAATCGAATTTCTTAACTATGTCATTTTTAACTAAATGAtgtacttttttttaattattgaactAGTTGAGTGacattaaatttatatataaacaaTTTAACTATTTTTGTGTCACTTATAATAAAAAGATGTATTTTTTGTTCTAAAatctatttaaatatattttattaattgagtGAATTAAGATTTTAGACTTGTgattttttaaagatttattaTGTTATTCATTNNNNNNNNNNNNNNNNNNNNNNNNNNNNNNNNNNNNNNNNNNNNNNNNNNNNNNNNNNNNNNNNNNNNNNNNNNNNNNNNNNNNNNNNNNNNNNNNNNNNNNNNNNNNNNNNNNNNNNNNNNNNNNNNNACTTGCTTAAGCGgatgagtgagctgaccactcgaccaacccaggttggtttaaataatatattttattatcatTGAATTCATTACGCGGCAGGGGTTCATGTCCCGGCCCGACCCGAATACCCGGCCCGGTCCTGAAcattttaggggctaatttggtgtgatttcactgGGTATAAGGCCGGGTAagagtctcaaaaatagacccggtcttTATTTCGgatcgggtccgggccatagctcgggtcacccgaactcggttcgatggcccggtcatcatacacaattaatattttgtgttattagtaatggatgatggctattgttatgtgaaatttaagtattataaatcttaatattttgtgttattagtcattataagactataaattaatgttttatatttaaaatgcataagactttagactaatgcataatattgtgttatttgtattgatttaaatatttggtgttattagataatattagtattgattgtggttatactttaattttagggaattgttggttcttgttatatttttctaagtgaattttaccatgtcaaataatggttggagtcttagaCATTTGGATATTTCCACATggtaacttacaagaaggtaatATTAACGGCTCGGTTTTCACccagtttttacccggtataatcgtgaccCGAAAGTGTGTAGGTTTCATTGGGTCTAGGGCCGGATTtgggtctaacaaataggcccggtatatatttcagGTCAGGTTTGGGTCACATCGAACCCGGTTTTACTCGCCCCATGAACACCCCTATTACGTGGTATTaagccaaaaaaaaaagaaagaagcgcAAGAAGTAATAGTAGTACTAGTAACCATGTGAGTGAATACTCTATCCGGtccctgacaattacctcaaaaggacaacgaggtcccaagaaaaaaaaaaacaccaaatcCGGTCTCTGATCTTCTTTTTTTGGATGGATTAGCTCCTGtgttaaaaaaataacattaacttTTTTGGCACAGAGACCTCGTTATCCTTttgaagtaattgttgattgaattttttttttttttttttttttttattattattagagaggaGTACTACTCTTTCTCTTAGGTGttttttttctttgtgttatgttcagtcaccaaaaaaatacatCATAATATAGTTCTGACTGTGTTTTGAGATATATAAAAGCAACAAAAAACCAGGAGCCAACaataatagaatttttttttatttttcagcaaAATTACTTTTTGttattaacaaaaaatattttctattacACAATTTTGATCACCTTTATATAAAATGCTATTTTTGCattcattttaaaaataaaaag carries:
- the LOC107641506 gene encoding protein COFACTOR ASSEMBLY OF COMPLEX C SUBUNIT B CCB2, chloroplastic, which produces MSTIIFNLRPCLPSHKPTFTTSTLSSSPTTTLRVRATFQDSKPPNTTQQQQLNLSVLRFTLGIPGLDESYLPRWIGYGFGSLLFLNHFLGTDSATMTPAQLTTEVLGLSLASFSVALPYLGKFLKGAQPVDQATLPDGTQQIFVMSQDIADGLKEDLAWASYVLLRNSNAIAALIFVQRDMCARGYWNIPDGSSKEILLDWFAKKIEKADLVDLHFSPERLTDVSDSEFPELVSKGTSSLLVQPVLVNNQTAANSRKPVGFILLASAARYAFSTKDRAWIAAVANKLSGKWHVYGVLVNFHIIFTSLTGGFIVGIGIWLIWVFFC